One region of Mycolicibacterium rhodesiae NBB3 genomic DNA includes:
- a CDS encoding aldo/keto reductase, with protein MADANSVPKVDLGDELTVSAMGFGAMALTPVYGEVDDKESLATLHSSLDLGVTFIDTANIYGGGTNEQLISQLLADRRDEVTLATKFGITGNPANRAPGELTARGDGDYVRRCIDESLQRLQTEVVDLYYMHRRDTSVPIEETVGAMAELVAAGKVRHLGLSEVTADELRAAVAVHPIAAVQSEWSIWSRDVEANVVPTAAELGVGFVPYSPLGRGFLTGTISSAADLPSTDFRRTMPRFREGAFDANLAVVELVKAVAAQQDATPAQVALAWLRYRAEALGITAVPIPGTRRAARVEENRGSLWVTLTPEQVETLDAAASAVEGNRFGNLAWVSAGRE; from the coding sequence ATGGCAGACGCCAATTCAGTGCCCAAAGTCGACCTGGGCGACGAACTAACTGTCAGCGCAATGGGTTTCGGCGCGATGGCACTGACGCCGGTGTACGGCGAGGTAGACGATAAGGAGTCGCTGGCCACGCTGCACAGCAGCCTGGACCTCGGCGTGACCTTCATCGACACCGCAAACATCTACGGCGGCGGCACCAACGAGCAACTGATCTCCCAACTGCTCGCCGACCGTCGTGACGAGGTCACGCTGGCAACGAAGTTCGGGATCACGGGCAACCCGGCGAATCGCGCTCCGGGCGAGCTCACCGCCCGAGGCGACGGCGATTATGTCCGTCGATGCATCGACGAGAGCCTGCAGCGGCTGCAGACCGAGGTCGTCGACCTGTACTACATGCACCGCCGCGACACGAGCGTGCCGATCGAGGAGACCGTGGGCGCCATGGCCGAGCTGGTGGCCGCGGGCAAGGTCCGCCATCTCGGGCTCTCGGAAGTCACCGCCGACGAGCTGCGCGCAGCCGTCGCGGTGCATCCGATCGCCGCGGTGCAGAGCGAGTGGTCGATCTGGAGCCGCGACGTCGAGGCCAACGTCGTGCCGACGGCGGCCGAACTCGGCGTCGGATTCGTCCCCTATTCGCCGCTGGGCCGCGGCTTTCTCACCGGAACGATCAGCTCGGCCGCCGACCTGCCGTCGACGGATTTCCGGCGCACCATGCCACGGTTCCGCGAGGGTGCGTTCGACGCGAACCTCGCAGTCGTCGAGCTGGTGAAGGCGGTCGCCGCCCAGCAGGACGCGACGCCCGCGCAGGTCGCGCTGGCGTGGCTGCGGTACCGAGCAGAGGCACTGGGAATCACGGCCGTGCCGATCCCCGGAACCCGGCGGGCGGCCCGTGTCGAGGAGAACCGCGGGTCGCTGTGGGTGACCCTGACGCCGGAACAGGTCGAGACGCTTGACGCCGCGGCATCGGCGGTCGAGGGCAACCGCTTCGGAAATCTGGCGTGGGTGTCCGCGGGCCGCGAATAG
- a CDS encoding CBS domain-containing protein — MRIADVLRNKGASVATITPETSVSGLLTELSVHNIGAMVVVSPDGVIGIVSERDVVRALQTRGAELLRMPVSEIMTTFVATCTPNDTVDSLSALMTTKRVRHIPVMENGRLTGIVSIGDVVKTRMEELEAQQEQLQAYITRG, encoded by the coding sequence ATGCGGATCGCGGACGTATTGCGGAACAAGGGCGCGTCGGTGGCGACCATCACCCCGGAGACCTCGGTGTCTGGGTTGCTCACGGAGCTGTCGGTACACAACATCGGCGCGATGGTGGTCGTGTCGCCGGACGGAGTCATCGGCATCGTTTCCGAGCGCGACGTCGTGCGGGCACTGCAGACGCGCGGCGCGGAACTGCTCCGTATGCCGGTGTCGGAGATCATGACCACGTTCGTGGCGACGTGCACCCCCAACGACACCGTCGACAGCCTCAGCGCGTTGATGACGACCAAGCGGGTGCGCCACATCCCGGTGATGGAGAACGGCAGGCTGACCGGAATCGTGAGCATCGGCGACGTCGTCAAGACACGCATGGAGGAACTCGAGGCCCAGCAGGAGCAGCTGCAGGCTTACATCACCCGTGGCTGA
- a CDS encoding GNAT family N-acetyltransferase: MAEIQVESAQRREARQIGAVLARAFYDDPVMGWMLPNERTRLKALTRAFAGLARHHFLPRGGSEVGKRGGDVGAATLWDPPGQRKASRLEELRMAPVMLWAMRSRVPASMAVQELMEKHHPEEPHWYLMLIGSDPIVRGAGFGQALMRSRLDRCDEERVPAYLENSNPRNESYYLRFGFEVIGEIALPDGGPSMWQMWRDPR, encoded by the coding sequence GTGGCTGAGATCCAGGTCGAGTCCGCCCAGCGCCGCGAAGCGCGCCAGATCGGCGCCGTGCTGGCCCGCGCCTTCTACGACGATCCGGTGATGGGTTGGATGCTCCCCAACGAGCGGACCCGGCTCAAAGCACTGACCCGGGCGTTCGCCGGCCTCGCACGCCACCACTTTTTGCCGCGCGGCGGCTCGGAGGTCGGTAAGCGCGGCGGTGACGTCGGCGCGGCCACGCTGTGGGATCCGCCCGGCCAGCGCAAGGCCTCGCGGTTGGAGGAGTTGCGCATGGCGCCCGTGATGCTGTGGGCGATGCGCTCGCGCGTGCCCGCCTCCATGGCCGTCCAGGAGCTGATGGAGAAGCATCACCCTGAGGAACCGCACTGGTATCTGATGCTGATCGGCAGCGACCCCATCGTGCGCGGTGCGGGATTCGGGCAGGCGCTGATGCGTTCGCGGCTGGACAGATGCGACGAAGAACGTGTGCCTGCGTATCTCGAGAACAGCAACCCGCGCAACGAGTCGTACTACCTGCGGTTCGGCTTCGAGGTGATCGGCGAGATCGCATTGCCCGACGGGGGCCCCTCGATGTGGCAGATGTGGCGGGATCCGCGATAG
- a CDS encoding type II toxin-antitoxin system PemK/MazF family toxin has protein sequence MAPPWRTFQRFLNNTENLVFNEAPKFIRQQLQSDTVTRGIQLGIKLGIDAIVGAPAEAPKAIAAGRPVSQNFVPTAHRARKVVYSPDLDGQADPGEIVWTWVVYEDDPSKGKDRPVLVVGRDQSTLLGLMLSSQDHHRQDPNWVGIGSGSWDYEGRVSWVRLDRVLDVPEEGIRREGAILARETFEVVATRLRAEYSWS, from the coding sequence ATGGCTCCGCCGTGGAGGACGTTCCAGCGATTTTTGAACAACACGGAGAACCTGGTGTTCAACGAGGCGCCGAAGTTCATCCGCCAGCAGCTGCAATCCGACACCGTGACCCGCGGTATCCAGCTGGGCATCAAGCTGGGGATCGATGCCATCGTGGGCGCCCCGGCCGAAGCGCCCAAGGCGATCGCCGCCGGTCGCCCGGTCAGCCAGAACTTCGTGCCGACCGCCCACCGGGCCCGCAAGGTGGTGTACTCCCCCGACCTCGACGGCCAGGCCGACCCGGGCGAGATCGTATGGACCTGGGTCGTCTACGAAGACGACCCGTCGAAAGGCAAGGACCGGCCGGTGCTGGTCGTGGGCCGCGACCAGAGCACGCTGCTCGGCCTGATGCTGTCCAGCCAGGACCATCACCGCCAGGACCCCAACTGGGTGGGCATCGGCAGCGGCAGCTGGGACTACGAGGGCAGGGTGAGCTGGGTCCGGTTGGATCGCGTGCTGGACGTGCCCGAAGAGGGCATCCGTCGCGAAGGCGCCATCCTGGCGCGCGAGACGTTCGAAGTGGTGGCGACGCGGCTGCGCGCCGAGTACTCCTGGAGCTGA
- the lepA gene encoding translation elongation factor 4: MPISSFADKTFTAPAQIRNFCIIAHIDHGKSTLADRMLQLTGVVADRDMRAQYLDRMDIERERGITIKAQNVRLPWKVGDEEFVLHLIDTPGHVDFTYEVSRALEACEGAVLLVDAAQGIEAQTLANLYLALDRDLHIIPVLNKIDLPAADPDRYAAEIAHIIGCEPTDVLRVSGKTGDGVADLLDHVVREVPPPTGDPDGPARAMIFDSVYDTYRGVVTYVRVVDGKIVPRERIKMMSTGAHHELLEVGIVSPDPKPSVGLGVGEVGYLITGVKDVRQSKVGDTVTSAKHGATEPLTGYREPRPMVYSGLYPVDGSDYPDLRDALDKLQLNDAALTYEPETSVALGFGFRSGFLGLLHMEITRERLEREFDLDLISTSPNVVYRVVQEDGTEIVVTNPSDWPEGKVRQVYEPIVKTTIIAPSEFIGTIMELCQSRRGELGGMDYLSPERVELRYTMPLGEIIFDFFDALKSRTRGYASLDYEEAGEQESELVKVDILLQGEAVDAFSAIVHKDSAYAYGNKMTTKLKELIPRQQFEVPVQAAIGSKIIARENIRAIRKDVLSKCYGGDITRKRKLLEKQKEGKKRMKTIGRVEVPQEAFVAALSTDAPADKTSKK; the protein is encoded by the coding sequence ATTCCCATCAGCAGTTTCGCCGACAAGACGTTCACTGCGCCGGCGCAGATTCGGAACTTCTGCATCATCGCCCACATCGATCACGGCAAGTCGACGCTGGCCGACCGGATGCTGCAACTCACCGGCGTGGTCGCCGACCGTGACATGCGCGCCCAATACCTGGACCGGATGGACATCGAGCGTGAACGCGGCATCACCATCAAGGCACAGAACGTCCGGCTGCCCTGGAAGGTCGGCGACGAGGAGTTCGTGCTCCACCTGATCGACACCCCGGGCCACGTCGACTTCACGTACGAGGTGTCTCGTGCGCTGGAGGCCTGCGAGGGCGCAGTGCTGCTGGTCGACGCCGCTCAGGGCATCGAGGCGCAGACGCTTGCCAACCTGTACCTGGCGCTGGACCGCGATCTGCACATCATCCCGGTGCTCAACAAGATCGATCTGCCCGCCGCGGACCCGGACCGCTACGCGGCCGAGATCGCCCACATCATCGGCTGTGAGCCCACCGATGTGCTGCGGGTGTCGGGGAAGACCGGCGACGGAGTCGCGGACCTGCTCGACCACGTCGTGCGCGAGGTGCCGCCGCCGACGGGCGATCCTGACGGGCCGGCCCGGGCGATGATCTTCGACTCGGTCTACGACACCTATCGCGGCGTGGTCACGTATGTGCGCGTGGTGGACGGCAAGATCGTCCCGCGCGAACGCATCAAGATGATGTCGACCGGCGCCCATCACGAACTGCTGGAAGTCGGCATCGTCTCGCCCGACCCGAAGCCTTCCGTCGGTCTTGGCGTCGGGGAGGTCGGCTACCTGATCACCGGTGTGAAGGACGTGCGCCAGTCCAAGGTCGGCGACACCGTGACGAGCGCCAAGCACGGCGCGACAGAACCGTTGACGGGGTATCGCGAACCGCGACCGATGGTCTACTCGGGGCTGTATCCGGTCGATGGCTCCGACTACCCGGATCTGCGTGACGCGCTGGACAAGCTGCAGCTCAACGATGCCGCGCTGACGTACGAGCCGGAGACCTCCGTTGCGCTCGGATTCGGGTTCCGCAGTGGCTTTCTCGGTCTGCTGCACATGGAGATCACCAGGGAGCGCCTCGAGCGCGAGTTTGATCTCGATTTGATATCGACGTCGCCCAACGTCGTGTACCGCGTGGTGCAGGAAGACGGTACGGAGATCGTCGTCACCAACCCGTCGGACTGGCCGGAAGGCAAGGTCCGGCAGGTGTACGAGCCCATCGTGAAGACGACCATCATCGCGCCGAGCGAGTTCATCGGAACGATCATGGAGCTGTGCCAGTCGCGGCGCGGTGAACTCGGCGGCATGGACTACCTGTCACCCGAGCGGGTCGAGTTGCGTTACACAATGCCGTTGGGAGAGATCATCTTTGACTTCTTCGACGCGCTGAAGTCGCGCACTCGGGGTTACGCCAGCCTCGATTACGAGGAGGCGGGTGAACAGGAATCGGAGCTGGTGAAGGTCGACATTCTGTTGCAGGGTGAGGCCGTCGACGCGTTCAGCGCGATCGTGCACAAGGATTCGGCGTACGCCTACGGCAACAAGATGACGACGAAACTCAAGGAGCTGATTCCGCGTCAGCAGTTCGAAGTTCCGGTGCAGGCGGCGATCGGCTCGAAGATCATTGCTCGCGAAAACATCCGCGCGATCCGCAAAGACGTGCTATCGAAGTGCTACGGCGGCGACATCACGCGTAAGCGAAAGCTGCTCGAGAAACAAAAAGAGGGCAAGAAGCGAATGAAGACAATAGGTCGGGTTGAAGTGCCTCAGGAGGCATTCGTCGCGGCCTTGTCCACCGACGCCCCGGCCGACAAGACGAGCAAGAAGTAG
- a CDS encoding sensor domain-containing protein, with the protein MRSTTRTAVALSACVVLAACGAPAQDARPTVRIAEAVAPSPARPLEKILPTQDELAVLGPNGMMGQFVKGGPDMLLASVGEAEAAPADCVSTTYRLQRVVYGTGPVQRVASQSWAGGSFDGPPISGFFGVVQFSSAAAAREFFAATVDKWHRCNGQTLVLNQPDHGAQETSRITDVTVDGRTVSAMVMHDSGTMTQRALGVAADCVVDVEVTDVNGLGGPHGAAGVTSLMLDKVRGS; encoded by the coding sequence ATGCGCTCAACGACTCGCACTGCGGTTGCGTTGAGCGCGTGTGTCGTCCTTGCGGCGTGCGGTGCGCCCGCCCAGGACGCGCGGCCGACGGTGCGCATCGCCGAAGCAGTCGCCCCGTCGCCTGCTCGCCCTTTGGAGAAGATCCTGCCCACCCAGGATGAGCTGGCCGTCCTCGGGCCGAACGGCATGATGGGTCAATTCGTCAAGGGTGGTCCCGACATGCTGCTGGCGAGCGTCGGCGAAGCAGAGGCGGCGCCCGCCGACTGCGTCAGCACCACATACCGGTTGCAGCGGGTGGTCTACGGAACAGGGCCGGTGCAACGGGTGGCGAGCCAGTCGTGGGCCGGCGGATCGTTCGACGGGCCGCCGATCTCAGGGTTTTTCGGTGTGGTGCAATTCTCGTCCGCGGCTGCCGCCCGCGAATTCTTCGCCGCCACGGTCGACAAGTGGCACCGCTGCAATGGGCAGACACTCGTGCTGAACCAACCCGACCACGGTGCGCAGGAGACGAGCAGGATCACCGACGTGACAGTCGACGGCCGCACGGTCTCGGCAATGGTGATGCATGACTCCGGCACGATGACCCAGCGTGCGCTCGGGGTCGCGGCGGATTGTGTTGTGGACGTGGAGGTTACCGACGTCAACGGGTTGGGCGGCCCGCACGGGGCCGCTGGGGTGACCAGCCTGATGCTGGACAAGGTCCGCGGCTCGTAA
- a CDS encoding sensor domain-containing protein produces MAASVLLTGCVSTVSGTATRAHNAGPGNVAPLDESRLDDVVLSINEINAIMGSSSMEVTSELEEMTDHSGDVSDAECLGAIYGAEEPVYAGSGWTAVLDQISREEGNDNEHWVEQTVVLYPSADKARAFFEKSKAMWEECSNYTVTVSDGGDSYDWDIEGLETKDNVITQITTQKEAAGWACQHALSPVSNITVEVWACSYSPTDEAATIANDMVANAAK; encoded by the coding sequence ATGGCGGCATCCGTCCTGCTCACCGGCTGCGTGAGTACCGTTTCGGGTACCGCGACACGTGCACACAACGCCGGTCCCGGCAATGTGGCGCCGCTGGACGAGTCGAGACTCGACGACGTGGTGCTCTCGATCAACGAGATCAACGCGATCATGGGCTCGTCGAGCATGGAGGTCACCAGCGAGCTGGAAGAGATGACCGACCATTCCGGTGACGTGTCGGACGCCGAATGCCTCGGGGCGATCTACGGGGCGGAGGAGCCCGTGTACGCGGGGAGCGGCTGGACGGCGGTGCTGGACCAGATTTCGCGTGAAGAAGGCAACGACAACGAGCACTGGGTCGAGCAGACGGTCGTGCTGTACCCGTCGGCGGACAAGGCTCGGGCCTTCTTCGAGAAGTCCAAGGCGATGTGGGAGGAATGCTCCAACTACACGGTGACCGTCAGCGACGGCGGCGACTCCTACGACTGGGATATCGAGGGGCTCGAAACGAAAGACAACGTGATCACCCAGATCACCACGCAGAAAGAGGCCGCGGGATGGGCATGCCAGCATGCGCTCTCACCCGTTTCGAACATCACGGTCGAGGTATGGGCGTGCAGCTACTCTCCGACCGACGAGGCCGCCACCATCGCCAATGACATGGTGGCCAACGCGGCCAAGTAA
- a CDS encoding MBL fold metallo-hydrolase — protein MRVEIIETSSLGDRSYVVFDGGTAVVIDPQRDIDRVIERVADLGARITHVLETHLHNDYVTGGLELSRTAGAEYVVPAGDEIGYPARRITDGEVVDGGTFTLRAVHTPGHTREHVSYVLHDASGEPAGVFTGGSMLYDSTGRTDLLGEEDTRELTTAQYHSVRRLADELPADTEVYPTHGFGSFCAASATGRDSSTVGEQRESNPALTQDEKTFVDDLLDNLSDYPAYYEHMGVINRNGPAAVDLSAPTLVDPAELRRRIEAGEWVVDLRKRTAFAAGHLSGSYGFELSDSFVTYLGWLYAWGAPLTLIGDDADQIATARRELTRIGIDDVRGGASGKISTLAGDEGLRSYRVADFAALKAEFGRDDVAVLDVRRSDEFEQGHVANAVNIVVHELADRVDELPEAQIWVHCASGYRASVAASILDRHGREVVLIDDSYGTAEELGLTGST, from the coding sequence ATGCGCGTGGAGATCATCGAGACTTCGAGCCTGGGCGACCGCAGCTACGTGGTGTTCGACGGCGGAACCGCTGTCGTCATCGACCCGCAGCGTGACATCGACCGTGTCATAGAGCGCGTGGCCGATCTGGGCGCCCGCATCACCCACGTGCTGGAAACCCATCTGCACAACGACTACGTGACCGGCGGCCTGGAGTTGTCCCGCACGGCGGGTGCGGAGTACGTCGTCCCGGCAGGTGACGAGATCGGCTATCCCGCCCGGCGAATCACCGACGGTGAGGTTGTCGACGGGGGAACGTTCACGCTGCGGGCCGTCCACACGCCAGGGCACACGCGCGAACACGTCAGCTATGTGCTGCACGACGCATCTGGGGAACCGGCCGGCGTATTCACCGGTGGTTCGATGCTCTACGACAGCACCGGGCGTACCGATCTTCTCGGCGAAGAGGACACTCGCGAGCTCACCACCGCGCAGTACCACTCCGTCAGACGGCTTGCCGACGAACTCCCCGCCGACACCGAGGTGTATCCGACACACGGTTTCGGCAGTTTCTGCGCGGCGTCGGCCACGGGCCGCGATTCGTCGACCGTCGGGGAGCAGCGCGAGTCCAATCCAGCACTCACCCAAGACGAGAAGACGTTCGTCGACGACCTGCTCGACAATCTGTCGGATTATCCCGCCTACTACGAGCACATGGGTGTGATCAACCGTAACGGCCCTGCTGCAGTTGACCTTTCAGCGCCCACACTGGTGGATCCTGCGGAGTTGAGGCGGCGTATCGAGGCCGGAGAGTGGGTCGTCGACCTACGTAAGCGCACGGCGTTCGCTGCAGGCCATCTGAGCGGTTCGTACGGATTCGAGCTGTCGGATTCCTTCGTGACCTATCTCGGCTGGCTCTACGCGTGGGGCGCGCCCCTGACGTTGATCGGTGACGATGCAGACCAGATTGCCACGGCGCGAAGGGAGCTCACCCGTATCGGCATCGATGATGTACGGGGAGGTGCCAGCGGGAAGATCTCGACACTCGCGGGCGACGAAGGGTTGCGGTCCTACCGGGTGGCGGACTTCGCTGCCCTGAAAGCCGAATTCGGTCGTGACGACGTCGCGGTGCTGGATGTGCGCCGAAGCGACGAGTTCGAGCAGGGTCACGTGGCCAACGCCGTCAACATCGTGGTGCATGAACTCGCGGACCGCGTCGACGAGCTGCCCGAGGCGCAGATCTGGGTGCACTGCGCGAGCGGATATCGGGCGTCGGTGGCGGCGTCCATTCTCGATCGGCACGGGCGTGAGGTCGTCTTGATCGACGATTCGTACGGGACGGCCGAGGAGCTCGGTCTGACCGGCTCGACATGA
- a CDS encoding FAD/NAD(P)-binding protein, producing MDQPSRPRRIVVIGGGFSGAMSAVNVARLSEEPLHITVINDEPSVGRGVAYRLRRPEYLLNVAARNMSAFPYEPDHFLQWLRTRSEFESATETDLRERFVPRQIYGDYLRSIVQHHLQSPGEVTPATSQFVIGKAVDVEPRESSCLVHLEDGATLEADRVVLATGNEPPAALPGAENLTDHPAWVANPWQAWEDRLPAYDESIVILGTGLTAVDAILTLRAKGWLGSIHAVSRHGWFPHSHFRGIRFPDFPPRGVDVATLGLDDLLLLIEEHCAILHARNANPAIIVDKLRSHTQRIWSGFTHDEKLRFAKKHAARWNVFRHRIAPDIYAQITSSQLTGQLQVRAESIEKLRAAADTIAVDLADGTSLEGNLVINATGPATKFTATQSVLLQNLLRRGVIAPDDTDMGIGVDFDHTVLTATGDRSPWLLALGPMLRGTYWETIAVPELRVQARHVAETLLGNAHTEEQEGQLQLEYMI from the coding sequence GTGGACCAACCATCACGACCTCGTCGGATCGTCGTCATCGGTGGAGGCTTCAGCGGTGCCATGAGCGCGGTGAACGTCGCGCGACTGAGCGAAGAACCGCTGCACATCACCGTCATCAATGACGAACCTTCAGTCGGACGTGGAGTTGCATACCGTCTGAGGAGACCCGAGTACCTGCTCAACGTCGCGGCACGGAACATGTCCGCTTTCCCCTACGAGCCCGACCATTTCCTGCAATGGCTTCGGACCCGGTCAGAATTCGAATCGGCCACCGAAACCGACCTACGTGAGCGATTCGTACCGCGCCAGATCTACGGGGACTACCTGCGCTCCATCGTCCAGCACCATCTGCAGAGCCCCGGTGAGGTGACACCCGCGACGTCGCAGTTCGTCATCGGCAAAGCGGTCGACGTCGAACCGCGGGAATCCAGTTGTCTCGTCCACCTGGAGGACGGGGCGACGCTGGAGGCCGACCGCGTGGTCCTGGCCACCGGTAATGAGCCGCCTGCGGCCCTGCCCGGCGCCGAGAACCTCACCGACCACCCGGCGTGGGTCGCCAATCCGTGGCAGGCATGGGAGGACCGCCTGCCCGCCTACGACGAAAGCATCGTCATCCTCGGCACGGGGCTCACCGCCGTCGACGCCATCCTCACTCTGCGCGCCAAGGGATGGCTCGGCAGTATCCACGCGGTGTCTCGCCACGGCTGGTTTCCGCACTCGCACTTTCGCGGTATCCGATTTCCGGATTTTCCACCGCGGGGAGTCGACGTCGCCACCCTGGGACTCGACGACCTCTTGTTGCTCATCGAGGAGCACTGCGCAATCCTGCACGCGCGCAACGCCAATCCCGCGATCATCGTCGACAAGTTGCGCTCACACACCCAACGCATCTGGAGCGGATTCACCCACGACGAGAAACTCCGGTTCGCCAAGAAGCACGCGGCACGGTGGAACGTGTTCCGCCATCGGATCGCTCCGGACATCTATGCGCAGATCACCAGCTCGCAGCTGACCGGTCAGCTGCAGGTCCGTGCGGAGTCCATCGAGAAGTTGCGGGCCGCAGCCGACACCATCGCAGTCGACCTCGCCGATGGGACCTCGCTGGAGGGCAACCTGGTGATCAACGCCACCGGTCCTGCTACGAAATTCACTGCGACACAATCGGTATTGCTGCAGAACCTGCTGCGGCGGGGCGTGATCGCTCCGGACGACACCGACATGGGCATCGGAGTGGACTTCGACCACACCGTGCTGACCGCGACCGGGGACCGTTCGCCGTGGCTGCTCGCGCTGGGACCGATGCTGCGCGGCACCTACTGGGAGACGATCGCGGTTCCGGAGTTGCGTGTACAGGCACGCCACGTCGCAGAGACATTGCTCGGCAACGCGCACACCGAGGAACAGGAAGGTCAGCTTCAGCTGGAATACATGATCTGA
- a CDS encoding ANTAR domain-containing protein, translating into MSYTGLRANDTSRKVIDTAIGVLVGLRGCSPAEAFTELVQVTRQTGIGIGTIASGLVAVASGTSSADNIDAFNIWGELIRAERVASPA; encoded by the coding sequence GTGAGCTACACCGGCCTTCGAGCCAACGACACGTCGCGCAAGGTGATCGACACGGCGATCGGTGTCCTGGTCGGTCTTCGAGGTTGCTCGCCGGCCGAGGCGTTTACCGAACTCGTCCAGGTGACACGCCAGACGGGAATAGGTATCGGCACGATCGCAAGCGGACTGGTCGCGGTCGCGAGCGGAACCTCGTCCGCCGACAACATCGACGCCTTCAACATCTGGGGCGAACTGATCAGGGCCGAACGGGTCGCATCGCCCGCCTGA
- a CDS encoding isopenicillin N synthase family dioxygenase, which produces MLAVLDLADSEAEPARLRAQLREAAHDSGFFYLVGHGVPRHRMDGVLALAREFFALPLDAKNEISQLNSPQFRGYSRIGGELTNGKVDWREQIDIGPERPVIDGADGYWRLQGPNLWPSTPAGFRTAFEEWAATLSDVGIRLLRHWAVSLGAAKDTFDAAFADRPATLIKVVRYPGTSDTSQGVGVHKDSGVLTLLLLEQGSEGLQVEVDAGKWIDVPPLPDGLIVNIGELLEVATGGYLRATRHRVLAPPSGTDRVSIPFFLNPALDATVPIISLPAELAALSRGVEADPDNPIFNTYGENAWKSRTRAHPDVAELHHGITPKGAASAT; this is translated from the coding sequence ATGCTTGCCGTTCTCGATCTCGCGGACTCCGAAGCCGAGCCTGCCCGGTTGCGGGCACAGTTGCGCGAAGCCGCGCACGACAGCGGATTCTTCTACCTGGTAGGCCACGGTGTGCCGCGACACCGGATGGACGGGGTGCTCGCCCTGGCCCGGGAGTTCTTCGCGCTGCCGCTCGACGCGAAGAACGAGATCAGCCAGCTGAACAGTCCGCAGTTCCGTGGTTATTCGCGCATCGGTGGCGAGCTCACCAACGGAAAGGTCGATTGGCGCGAACAGATCGACATCGGACCGGAACGGCCGGTCATCGACGGGGCCGACGGATACTGGCGGCTCCAGGGACCCAACCTGTGGCCGTCGACTCCGGCGGGTTTCCGTACGGCTTTCGAGGAGTGGGCGGCGACGCTGTCGGACGTCGGTATCCGGCTGCTGCGCCACTGGGCGGTATCGCTCGGGGCGGCAAAGGACACCTTCGATGCGGCCTTCGCCGACCGGCCAGCCACACTGATCAAAGTCGTGCGCTATCCCGGCACCAGCGACACGTCACAAGGTGTTGGCGTGCACAAGGATTCGGGGGTGTTGACTCTGTTGCTGCTGGAGCAGGGCTCCGAAGGTCTGCAGGTCGAAGTAGACGCGGGAAAGTGGATCGACGTGCCGCCGCTGCCCGATGGACTCATCGTCAACATCGGCGAGCTGCTCGAGGTCGCGACGGGTGGATATCTTCGCGCCACTCGGCATCGCGTGCTCGCTCCACCCTCCGGCACCGATCGCGTGTCCATCCCGTTCTTTCTGAACCCGGCCCTCGATGCGACCGTGCCGATCATCTCGCTGCCCGCCGAGTTGGCGGCGTTGTCACGGGGCGTCGAGGCAGACCCGGACAATCCAATATTCAACACGTACGGCGAGAACGCGTGGAAGTCGCGAACCCGCGCACACCCTGACGTCGCCGAACTGCATCACGGCATCACCCCGAAGGGAGCCGCCTCCGCCACCTAG